In a genomic window of Fibrobacter sp.:
- a CDS encoding sodium-dependent transporter, giving the protein MKNSRDNWGSKLGVILAVAGSAVGLGNFLRFPVQAATNGGGAFIIPYLIAFLLLGIPLSWMEWTLGRAAGARHHGTAPGGFHYILGEKPWAKHLGSLNILPPLFISFYYMFIQSWILAFTYYSATGKLMEVVKGGYEPMKEFFGNYIMLNTQLGPFPAAIIFFLITFACNMGLLSFGVRKGIERVNKITMPILLIMGLVLVVRVLTLDGIGKGLAFVWNPNLSEITNPTVWLAASGQVFFTMSLGMGIVFCYASYLKPKEDLVLSSLTAASTNGFAEVILGGTIVIPMAILIAGANIEECAKLGTFGLGFQTMPFVFGQLPFGGFFQTLWFGMLFIAGVTSAISIIQPLISFCEDDVKLSRKGSITTVSIVTFIGGLVGIFGLAAGAVDELDFWGGSFLLVFIGTIQAFIFSFVLGKRKSATVKDENGNPESEAFALMNEGAALKLPKFFRFIIRYVCPAYLTIVLVAWLIHDGWKVVSLQGVPADAMVTFLGFEMTQIAFTWGIRIFLLVLAILLNVVIAYVWRKGGAATRDTTHPQNMPVGDSDDVVKEA; this is encoded by the coding sequence ATGAAGAATTCTCGTGATAACTGGGGCTCCAAACTTGGAGTCATCTTGGCAGTGGCTGGATCCGCTGTCGGTCTTGGCAACTTCCTACGTTTCCCCGTGCAGGCAGCAACAAATGGTGGCGGCGCATTCATTATCCCCTACCTCATCGCCTTTTTGCTTTTGGGCATTCCTCTTTCCTGGATGGAATGGACTTTGGGCCGCGCCGCAGGCGCAAGGCATCACGGAACAGCTCCGGGCGGATTCCACTATATCCTCGGTGAAAAGCCCTGGGCAAAGCACCTGGGCTCCCTGAATATTTTGCCCCCGTTGTTCATTAGTTTCTACTACATGTTCATCCAGTCCTGGATTCTCGCCTTTACCTATTACTCTGCCACCGGCAAGTTGATGGAAGTGGTCAAGGGCGGCTACGAACCCATGAAGGAATTCTTCGGCAACTATATTATGCTGAACACCCAGCTGGGTCCCTTCCCCGCTGCAATTATTTTCTTCCTTATTACGTTTGCCTGCAACATGGGCTTGCTCAGTTTCGGCGTCCGTAAGGGCATTGAACGAGTAAACAAGATCACCATGCCCATCCTTTTGATCATGGGTCTTGTGCTTGTGGTTCGTGTGCTTACCTTGGACGGTATCGGCAAGGGCCTCGCCTTCGTTTGGAACCCCAACCTTTCTGAAATCACCAACCCCACCGTTTGGCTTGCAGCTTCCGGCCAGGTGTTCTTCACCATGAGTCTGGGTATGGGTATTGTTTTCTGCTACGCCAGCTACCTGAAGCCTAAGGAAGACCTGGTTCTTTCCTCCCTCACCGCAGCCTCCACCAATGGTTTTGCTGAAGTGATCTTGGGCGGCACCATCGTGATTCCCATGGCAATCCTTATTGCTGGAGCAAACATCGAAGAATGCGCCAAGCTGGGAACCTTCGGTCTTGGCTTCCAGACCATGCCTTTCGTATTCGGCCAGCTGCCCTTCGGCGGGTTCTTCCAGACCCTTTGGTTCGGCATGCTGTTTATCGCCGGCGTTACCAGTGCCATCTCCATCATCCAGCCGCTGATCAGTTTCTGCGAAGACGATGTGAAACTTAGCCGTAAGGGTTCCATCACCACCGTCAGTATCGTCACCTTCATCGGCGGCCTCGTGGGCATCTTCGGTCTTGCCGCCGGCGCCGTAGACGAACTGGACTTCTGGGGCGGAAGCTTCCTCCTGGTGTTCATCGGTACTATCCAGGCATTCATCTTCTCCTTCGTGCTGGGCAAGCGCAAGTCCGCCACCGTCAAAGACGAGAACGGCAATCCCGAGTCCGAGGCCTTCGCCCTTATGAACGAAGGTGCCGCATTGAAGTTGCCCAAGTTCTTCAGATTCATCATCCGCTACGTGTGCCCCGCCTACTTGACCATTGTGCTTGTAGCCTGGCTCATCCACGACGGCTGGAAGGTGGTAAGTCTGCAGGGCGTTCCCGCAGACGCCATGGTCACCTTCCTCGGTTTTGAAATGACCCAGATTGCATTCACCTGGGGTATCCGAATTTTCCTGCTGGTTCTCGCAATTCTCCTGAACGTGGTCATCGCCTACGTTTGGCGTAAAGGCGGCGCAGCAACCCGCGATACAACCCACCCGCAGAACATGCCTGTCGGCGACTCCGACGATGTTGTTAAGGAGGCTTAA
- a CDS encoding SDR family oxidoreductase produces the protein MIDVKGKWTLITGGCRGVGRLTAIEMAKLGANIILQGRCKANADKVIEELKPYGVEVRAVGCNLESADEVAAALAEIDSWGIQVDLVFNNAGLMSHYFQDYLSNTMEDFHHAMAVNFYAPIQIAYHFLPGMIKRGFGRMQLTTSGIANEPELMGYACAKAALTKFVKDFAVKLNGTDVMMNVMDPGWLRTDLGGPNAPNAPETVVPGSMMGVLLDDKKSGRWFNAQDYTGMTLTDALAKAANVQ, from the coding sequence ATGATCGACGTTAAGGGCAAGTGGACCTTGATTACTGGCGGCTGCCGTGGTGTAGGCCGTCTCACCGCCATCGAAATGGCAAAGCTTGGAGCAAACATTATTCTTCAGGGACGCTGCAAGGCTAATGCAGACAAAGTAATTGAAGAACTCAAGCCTTATGGTGTCGAAGTCCGTGCCGTTGGCTGCAACCTCGAAAGCGCCGACGAAGTGGCTGCCGCTCTTGCTGAAATCGATTCCTGGGGCATCCAGGTAGACCTGGTTTTCAATAACGCCGGTCTCATGAGCCATTATTTCCAGGATTACCTTTCCAACACCATGGAAGACTTCCACCACGCTATGGCTGTGAACTTCTATGCTCCTATCCAGATTGCCTACCATTTCTTGCCGGGCATGATCAAGCGTGGCTTTGGCCGCATGCAGCTCACCACCAGCGGTATCGCTAATGAACCGGAATTGATGGGCTATGCTTGCGCAAAGGCTGCTCTCACCAAGTTTGTGAAGGACTTTGCTGTAAAGCTGAACGGCACCGACGTGATGATGAACGTCATGGACCCGGGTTGGCTCCGCACCGATCTCGGTGGCCCCAACGCTCCTAACGCACCTGAAACTGTTGTTCCGGGCTCTATGATGGGCGTCCTTTTGGACGACAAGAAGAGTGGCCGTTGGTTCAACGCTCAGGATTACACTGGAATGACTTTGACTGACGCTTTGGCTAAGGCTGCAAACGTTCAGTAA